From a region of the Daphnia pulicaria isolate SC F1-1A chromosome 1, SC_F0-13Bv2, whole genome shotgun sequence genome:
- the LOC124344286 gene encoding uncharacterized protein LOC124344286 isoform X2, producing MESQVNEAGVLDDMEIVVKCEKHVIDEVTATSVCNEVPAQKSQQDVIVDCSPNSEEEDENSMLLEIESSKSQASEAAGEGCVLQLESNHENEDVIVEQENKTDHHETIENAAKSCTPHCTTSTSGENVTSDQLQNTVEFVQLLEADLIPPKENQISKQLTQEIQVPPLQVAEACEKKALAHEGTLDAVKDKESSCLEKILTKNPSELSVNEEFNGAETTKENHHDDKISVEESDAVVLETTASIQEVNMENIANSNLEPVDEDPISRRFTLLKKRVDRSLTLCSKSLVEDFLSVKKFFEEIDQQETLLQEMASQADLLKSILESAEQLPEELKVSVLDHLEACFNVGHWLEKSVKTKQLAECRQLLNKVYVSLKYSGISKVKTIIEQHSQGTSKSPMLELSREDVQEVSCDPFLVTVTHIVDPGEFYIVRFCDKARLDRILSDLRDNASSYPTPSEITPGIVYTVCNSGLNWFRGSCGKQCGSQVIGDHPPEILYEFFMIDQGHHEKIPASSIRILPQELSNCPPFAHECTLNQNFQGAPWSIQATTLFKQMTRQSLMNMKVFSQHGGVLEVDLAQLISFGEAANIVSVRDALFFSHRPSSTEPPKKKFKQKFAVEELDHSKQFSVIVTAAESPSNIYFQVVDEQCTEYRQMKQELQTEMENASTPFSFSQIQKGCICAAKYRGLWYRCMIEDIYQHNRVLIFYVDTGHRLRGNFSDCFNLPERFFHLPAQAIRCKLDGIICKNPRAPMVYQNRRNPMVKWSQESIEMVHSYRDLRGVVIVEHWMHGDVGRLNHELTACVVLYKDGENSSLNFCLSHNDYVATSKNQSHPEHATIRSSLAAQRRISQSTSINSVGSGSCVPSTDVSIASPIPSEMSTLSQPLICTSDPISTDPISIETDVQVSRGEKKGQRDFYQHEDGESNQLANAPSCSFDHLSSTDQQSVGDPLSAGNVTELLPSVNSATNAQESIACDVSSSTQLPVSDSEAKAILVNEAANGSNIEACIPNSWKHFKFQFGKASTSQSRKNESLNTPVDKPLLEDFRRVSNPGVGPLPLAQDTLTDLTSKMTMQSSAVHPTILATTSNQRDKRNANTTETNPDGASSVKCINDADIMSTQGTQPDCETSIKVSFVWIDSPDAIFFRTADMQSQFQDLRCKFKKHYGGRKKRSQGDFDIGYRCAVKADKLWWRAEVVCVENFPSCKVSLVDTGYQRTVNARDIYPLTNEFDEIQRLILMCSLCDVYSGTSDGKWKDETINYIRDRLMGSEVIHILKRGPESKCSPLPIMCLYEYDVEAGALQSPGVTRINLNEELVEMRLAFHSSKPSPVQKLVAKIPTWKLPESPKLDSTFWGLVTWVNLEAEIFLHDVKFTEKLNEISKWLNDAYMDTEPSLADLNCSPGDLCIARYEVDKQWCRGIIKRIVQPGIVEVFFVDYGTLDAVDCRYIRLKIMLEEVPVTAISCKLFNVRPLANTDGKLEWPEEMLNKVHQEIVEREFRINVKGRGRPLPIVMLTDRQQSYSDLLVQRNWAENIDPSLKSRKKKKQGKKK from the exons ATGGAAAGTCAAGTTAATGAAGCAGGTGTACTCGATGATATGGAAATTGTCGTCAAATGTGAAAAGCACGTTATCGATGAGGTTACAGCAACGAGTGTTTGCAATGAAGTTCCTGCACAAAAATCTCAACAAGATGTGATAGTAGATTGTAGCCCTAATTCtgaagaagaggatgaaaaCTCCATGCTTCTAGAAATAGAATCATCAAAATCTCAGGCTTCTGAag CAGCTGGTGAAGGATGTGTTTTGCAATTGGAGTCAAATCACGAAAATGAAGATGTAATTGTCGAGCAAGAGAACAAGACGGATCATCATGAAACCATTGAAAACGCTGCCAAAAGTTGTACCCCACACTGTACCACATCTACATCAGGGGAAAATGTGACATCTGACCAATTACAGAATACTGTTGAATTTGTTCAACTATTGGAGGCAGACTTGATTCCCCCAAAAGAAAACCAGATTTCAAAGCAACTCACTCAAGAAATACAAG TTCCACCTTTACAGGTTGCAGAAGCTTGTGAGAAAAAAGCTCTGGCGCACGAAGGAACTCTTGATGCAGtgaaagataaagaaagtAGCTGTTTGGAAAAAATCTTAACTAAGAACCCAAGTGAGCTGTCAGTTAATGAAGAGTTTAATGGAGCAGAAActacaaaagaaaatcaccaTGATGATAAAATCTCAGTTGAAGAATCCGATGCTGTTGTGTTGGAAACCACTGCAAGTATTCAAGAAGTTAATATGGAAAACATAGCAAATTCAAATCTTGAACCTGTTGATGAGGATCCAATCTCGAGGAGGTTCACATTACTCAAGAAACGAGTTGATAGAAGTCTTACCCTCTGCTCTAAAAGCCTGGTTGAAGACTTCCTCTctgttaaaaaattctttgaagaAATAGATCAACAAGAAACTCTACTTCAAGAAATGGCATCCCAAGCTGACCTCCTGAAGTCAATACTAGAATCTGCAGAACAGTTACCAGAAGAACTGAAAGTTAGTGTTCTTGACCACTTGGAGGCATGCTTTAACGTAGGTCATTGGCTGGAGAAATCAGTAAAAACGAAGCAACTTGCTGAGTGCAGGCAATTGTTGAACAAAGTCTATGTTTCGCTGAAATATAGTGGGATCTCTAAAGTAAAAACCATCATCGAGCAGCATTCGCAAGGCACGTCGAAATCACCAATGTTAGAACTTTCACGAGAAGATGTGCAAGAGGTTTCATGTGATCCGTTTCTCGTCACCGTCACACACATCGTTGATCCGGGAGAGTTTTATATTGTCCGATTTTGCGATAAAGCAAGACTGGACAGAATCCTTTCAGATCTCAGAGACAACGCATCTTCTTATCCGACTCCATCAGAAATTACTCCCGGCATCGTGTATACCGTTTGCAACAGTGGTCTCAATTGGTTTCGTGGCTCTTGTGGAAAACAGTGTGGAAGCCAGGTAATTGGGGATCATCCTCCCGAAATCCTTTACGAATTTTTCATGATTGATCAAGGGCATCACGAAAAGATCCCTGCTTCGTCTATTCGCATTCTACCTCAAGAGCTTTCGAATTGTCCTCCATTCGCCCATGAATGCActctaaatcaaaattttcaggGTGCTCCTTGGAGTATTCAAGCAACCACTCTTTTCAAGCAGATGACAAGGCAATCCCTAATGAATATGAAGGTTTTCAGTCAACACGGAGGAGTTCTAGAAGTTGATCTTGCCCAGCTAATCAGCTTTGGGGAAGCAGCAAACATCGTTTCTGTTAGAGACGCTTTGTTTTTCTCACATCGGCCATCGTCTACTGaaccaccgaaaaagaaattcaagcaGAAATTTGCTGTTGAAGAACTCGATCATTCCAAACAATTTTCTGTTATCGTGACTGCAGCAGAATCCCCCAGTAACATCTATTTTCAAGTGGTGGACGAACAATGTACTGAATATCGACAAATGAAACAGGAATTACAGACTGAGATGGAAAATGCCAGCACGCCTTTTAGTTTttcacaaattcaaaaag gTTGTATTTGTGCTGCCAAATATCGTGGACTATGGTATCGATGTATGATCGAAGATATCTATCAACACAACAGGGTGCTTATTTTCTACGTGGATACAGGACACCGTCTAAGGGGAAACTTTTCCGATTGTTTCAACCTACCGGAAAG GTTTTTCCATCTGCCTGCTCAAGCAATACGTTGCAAGCTTGATGGCATCATTTGCAAGAATCCGCGGGCACCAATGGTTTACCAAAATCGGCGTAATCCAATGGTCAAATGGTCACAGGAATCGATAGAAATGGTACACAGTTACCGTGACTTGCGTGGAGTCGTCATTGTAGAGCATTGGATGCACGGTGACGTAGGGCGCCTGAACCACGAACTGACTGCCTGTGTCGTTTT ATATAAAGACGGCGAGAATTCAAGCCTCAATTTCTGTCTGTCCCACAACGATTATGTCGCCACCAGCAAGAACCAATCCCATCCAGAACATGCCACCATCAGATCGAGTCTCGCTGCGCAAAGACGAATTTCTCAGTCTACGTCCATTAATTCGGTCGGTAGCGGGTCATGTGTTCCGTCAACAGACGTCTCTATTGCATCTCCGATCCCTTCTGAGATGAGCACTCTTTCGCAGCCTTTAATCTGCACATCCGATCCGATCTCTACCGACCCCATTTCGATTGAAACTGATGTCCAAGTATctcgaggggaaaaaaaaggacagcgCGATTTCTACCAACACGAAGACGGCGAATCAAACCAATTAGCCAATGCCCCTTCATGTAGCTTCGATCATCTGTCATCTACTGACCAACAAAGTGTCGGAGACCCTTTATCTGCTGGCAACGTAACTGAGTTGCTACCTTCTGTTAATTCCGCGACTAATGCTCAAGAATCCATTGCATGTGACGTTTCTTCGTCAACGCAACTGCCAGTTTCAGACTCAGAGGCCAAGGCAATTTTAGTTAACGAAGCAGCTAACGGAAGCAATATTGAAGCGTGTATTCCGAATTCGTGGAAACACTTCAAATTCCAGTTTGGAAAGGCATCGACATCTCAATCAAGGAAGAATGAATCGCTTAATACGCCAGTGGACAAACCTCTTCTTGAAGATTTCCGTCGTGTTTCTAATCCAGGAGTCGGTCCACTACCACTTGCTCAAGACACGTTAACTGATCTCACTTCAAAAATGACCATGCAGTCCTCAGCGGTACATCCTACCATTTTGGCAACTACTTCCAATCAGCGGGATAAAAGAAATGCTAACACGACAGAAACAAATCCAGATGGTGCTTCGTCCGTTAAATGCATTAATGACGCTGATATTATGAGTACTCAAGGAACGCAGCCAGATTGTGAAACTTCAATCAAGGTCTCCTTTGTTTGGATCGACTCTCCTGACGCCATCTTTTTTCGCACGGCAGATATGCAGAGTCAATTCCAAGATCTGCGTTGTAAATTTAAGAAACACTACGGAGGACGCAAGAAACGTTCCCAAGGGGACTTTGATATTGGTTATCGTTGCGCCGTCAAGGCAGATAAATTGTGGTGGCGCGCTGAGGTTGTGTGCGTGGAAAATTTTCCTTCATGTAAAGTCTCTTTAGTTGACACTGGATATCAACGCACAGTTAACGCGAGAGACATTTACCCTTTGACAAATGAATTCGACGAAATCCAACGCCTAATACTAATGTGTTCGTTGTGTGATGTCTATTCTGGGACTAGCGATGGAAAGTGGAAAGATGAAACCATCAACTA TATTCGTGACCGACTTATGGGATCTGAAGtaattcatattttaaaacgaGGTCCAGAGTCGAAATGTTCGCCCCTTCCAATAATGTGTTTGTACGAATACGATGTGGAAGCCGGGGCATTACAAAGTCCAGGCGTGACACGGATCAACCTTAACGAAGAGCTCGTTGAAATGAGATTAGCTTTTCACTCTTCCAAACCTTCGCCAGTTCAAAAACTTGTTGCTAAAATTCCGACATGGAAATTGCCGGAATCACCAAAGCTTGACTCAACATTTTGGGGGTTGGTGACGTGGGTCAATTTGGAAGCAGAGATCTTCTTGCATGATGtgaaatttacagaaaaattgaatgagaTTTCCAAATGGCTAAACGATGCCTACATGGATACAGAGCCTTCACTTGCCGATCTTAACTGCAGTCCAGGAGATCTCTGCATAGCAAG ATACGAAGTTGACAAACAATGGTGCCGCGGTATCATAAAAAGGATTGTTCAACCCGGAATTGTGGAGGTGTTTTTTGTCGATTATGGCACATTGGATGCGGTAGACTGTCGTTACATTCGACTGAAAATCATGCTTGAAGAAGTTCCCGTTACTGCAATAAGCTGCAAACTTTTCAACGTTCGACCTTTAGCTAACACCGATGGAAAATTGGAGTGGCCAGAGGAAATGCTTAACAAAGTTCATCAAGAGATTGTGGAAAGAGAATTTCGAATTAACGTCAAAGGCAGAGGCCGCCCACTGCCAATCGTGATGTTGACCGACAGACAGCAGTCGTATTCGGATCTATTAGTTCAACGAAATTGGGCGGAGAACATcgatccaagtttaaaaagtagaaaaaaaaagaagcaaggaaagaagaagtaa
- the LOC124344286 gene encoding uncharacterized protein LOC124344286 isoform X3 has protein sequence MESQVNEAGVLDDMEIVVKCEKHVIDEVTATSVCNEVPAQKSQQDVIVDCSPNSEEEDENSMLLEIESSKSQASEAGEGCVLQLESNHENEDVIVEQENKTDHHETIENAAKSCTPHCTTSTSGENVTSDQLQNTVEFVQLLEADLIPPKENQISKQLTQEIQVPPLQVAEACEKKALAHEGTLDAVKDKESSCLEKILTKNPSELSVNEEFNGAETTKENHHDDKISVEESDAVVLETTASIQEVNMENIANSNLEPVDEDPISRRFTLLKKRVDRSLTLCSKSLVEDFLSVKKFFEEIDQQETLLQEMASQADLLKSILESAEQLPEELKVSVLDHLEACFNVGHWLEKSVKTKQLAECRQLLNKVYVSLKYSGISKVKTIIEQHSQGTSKSPMLELSREDVQEVSCDPFLVTVTHIVDPGEFYIVRFCDKARLDRILSDLRDNASSYPTPSEITPGIVYTVCNSGLNWFRGSCGKQCGSQVIGDHPPEILYEFFMIDQGHHEKIPASSIRILPQELSNCPPFAHECTLNQNFQGAPWSIQATTLFKQMTRQSLMNMKVFSQHGGVLEVDLAQLISFGEAANIVSVRDALFFSHRPSSTEPPKKKFKQKFAVEELDHSKQFSVIVTAAESPSNIYFQVVDEQCTEYRQMKQELQTEMENASTPFSFSQIQKGCICAAKYRGLWYRCMIEDIYQHNRVLIFYVDTGHRLRGNFSDCFNLPERFFHLPAQAIRCKLDGIICKNPRAPMVYQNRRNPMVKWSQESIEMVHSYRDLRGVVIVEHWMHGDVGRLNHELTACVVLYKDGENSSLNFCLSHNDYVATSKNQSHPEHATIRSSLAAQRRISQSTSINSVGSGSCVPSTDVSIASPIPSEMSTLSQPLICTSDPISTDPISIETDVQVSRGEKKGQRDFYQHEDGESNQLANAPSCSFDHLSSTDQQSVGDPLSAGNVTELLPSVNSATNAQESIACDVSSSTQLPVSDSEAKAILVNEAANGSNIEACIPNSWKHFKFQFGKASTSQSRKNESLNTPVDKPLLEDFRRVSNPGVGPLPLAQDTLTDLTSKMTMQSSAVHPTILATTSNQRDKRNANTTETNPDGASSVKCINDADIMSTQGTQPDCETSIKVSFVWIDSPDAIFFRTADMQSQFQDLRCKFKKHYGGRKKRSQGDFDIGYRCAVKADKLWWRAEVVCVENFPSCKVSLVDTGYQRTVNARDIYPLTNEFDEIQRLILMCSLCDVYSGTSDGKWKDETINYIRDRLMGSEVIHILKRGPESKCSPLPIMCLYEYDVEAGALQSPGVTRINLNEELVEMRLAFHSSKPSPVQKLVAKIPTWKLPESPKLDSTFWGLVTWVNLEAEIFLHDVKFTEKLNEISKWLNDAYMDTEPSLADLNCSPGDLCIARYEVDKQWCRGIIKRIVQPGIVEVFFVDYGTLDAVDCRYIRLKIMLEEVPVTAISCKLFNVRPLANTDGKLEWPEEMLNKVHQEIVEREFRINVKGRGRPLPIVMLTDRQQSYSDLLVQRNWAENIDPSLKSRKKKKQGKKK, from the exons ATGGAAAGTCAAGTTAATGAAGCAGGTGTACTCGATGATATGGAAATTGTCGTCAAATGTGAAAAGCACGTTATCGATGAGGTTACAGCAACGAGTGTTTGCAATGAAGTTCCTGCACAAAAATCTCAACAAGATGTGATAGTAGATTGTAGCCCTAATTCtgaagaagaggatgaaaaCTCCATGCTTCTAGAAATAGAATCATCAAAATCTCAGGCTTCTGAag CTGGTGAAGGATGTGTTTTGCAATTGGAGTCAAATCACGAAAATGAAGATGTAATTGTCGAGCAAGAGAACAAGACGGATCATCATGAAACCATTGAAAACGCTGCCAAAAGTTGTACCCCACACTGTACCACATCTACATCAGGGGAAAATGTGACATCTGACCAATTACAGAATACTGTTGAATTTGTTCAACTATTGGAGGCAGACTTGATTCCCCCAAAAGAAAACCAGATTTCAAAGCAACTCACTCAAGAAATACAAG TTCCACCTTTACAGGTTGCAGAAGCTTGTGAGAAAAAAGCTCTGGCGCACGAAGGAACTCTTGATGCAGtgaaagataaagaaagtAGCTGTTTGGAAAAAATCTTAACTAAGAACCCAAGTGAGCTGTCAGTTAATGAAGAGTTTAATGGAGCAGAAActacaaaagaaaatcaccaTGATGATAAAATCTCAGTTGAAGAATCCGATGCTGTTGTGTTGGAAACCACTGCAAGTATTCAAGAAGTTAATATGGAAAACATAGCAAATTCAAATCTTGAACCTGTTGATGAGGATCCAATCTCGAGGAGGTTCACATTACTCAAGAAACGAGTTGATAGAAGTCTTACCCTCTGCTCTAAAAGCCTGGTTGAAGACTTCCTCTctgttaaaaaattctttgaagaAATAGATCAACAAGAAACTCTACTTCAAGAAATGGCATCCCAAGCTGACCTCCTGAAGTCAATACTAGAATCTGCAGAACAGTTACCAGAAGAACTGAAAGTTAGTGTTCTTGACCACTTGGAGGCATGCTTTAACGTAGGTCATTGGCTGGAGAAATCAGTAAAAACGAAGCAACTTGCTGAGTGCAGGCAATTGTTGAACAAAGTCTATGTTTCGCTGAAATATAGTGGGATCTCTAAAGTAAAAACCATCATCGAGCAGCATTCGCAAGGCACGTCGAAATCACCAATGTTAGAACTTTCACGAGAAGATGTGCAAGAGGTTTCATGTGATCCGTTTCTCGTCACCGTCACACACATCGTTGATCCGGGAGAGTTTTATATTGTCCGATTTTGCGATAAAGCAAGACTGGACAGAATCCTTTCAGATCTCAGAGACAACGCATCTTCTTATCCGACTCCATCAGAAATTACTCCCGGCATCGTGTATACCGTTTGCAACAGTGGTCTCAATTGGTTTCGTGGCTCTTGTGGAAAACAGTGTGGAAGCCAGGTAATTGGGGATCATCCTCCCGAAATCCTTTACGAATTTTTCATGATTGATCAAGGGCATCACGAAAAGATCCCTGCTTCGTCTATTCGCATTCTACCTCAAGAGCTTTCGAATTGTCCTCCATTCGCCCATGAATGCActctaaatcaaaattttcaggGTGCTCCTTGGAGTATTCAAGCAACCACTCTTTTCAAGCAGATGACAAGGCAATCCCTAATGAATATGAAGGTTTTCAGTCAACACGGAGGAGTTCTAGAAGTTGATCTTGCCCAGCTAATCAGCTTTGGGGAAGCAGCAAACATCGTTTCTGTTAGAGACGCTTTGTTTTTCTCACATCGGCCATCGTCTACTGaaccaccgaaaaagaaattcaagcaGAAATTTGCTGTTGAAGAACTCGATCATTCCAAACAATTTTCTGTTATCGTGACTGCAGCAGAATCCCCCAGTAACATCTATTTTCAAGTGGTGGACGAACAATGTACTGAATATCGACAAATGAAACAGGAATTACAGACTGAGATGGAAAATGCCAGCACGCCTTTTAGTTTttcacaaattcaaaaag gTTGTATTTGTGCTGCCAAATATCGTGGACTATGGTATCGATGTATGATCGAAGATATCTATCAACACAACAGGGTGCTTATTTTCTACGTGGATACAGGACACCGTCTAAGGGGAAACTTTTCCGATTGTTTCAACCTACCGGAAAG GTTTTTCCATCTGCCTGCTCAAGCAATACGTTGCAAGCTTGATGGCATCATTTGCAAGAATCCGCGGGCACCAATGGTTTACCAAAATCGGCGTAATCCAATGGTCAAATGGTCACAGGAATCGATAGAAATGGTACACAGTTACCGTGACTTGCGTGGAGTCGTCATTGTAGAGCATTGGATGCACGGTGACGTAGGGCGCCTGAACCACGAACTGACTGCCTGTGTCGTTTT ATATAAAGACGGCGAGAATTCAAGCCTCAATTTCTGTCTGTCCCACAACGATTATGTCGCCACCAGCAAGAACCAATCCCATCCAGAACATGCCACCATCAGATCGAGTCTCGCTGCGCAAAGACGAATTTCTCAGTCTACGTCCATTAATTCGGTCGGTAGCGGGTCATGTGTTCCGTCAACAGACGTCTCTATTGCATCTCCGATCCCTTCTGAGATGAGCACTCTTTCGCAGCCTTTAATCTGCACATCCGATCCGATCTCTACCGACCCCATTTCGATTGAAACTGATGTCCAAGTATctcgaggggaaaaaaaaggacagcgCGATTTCTACCAACACGAAGACGGCGAATCAAACCAATTAGCCAATGCCCCTTCATGTAGCTTCGATCATCTGTCATCTACTGACCAACAAAGTGTCGGAGACCCTTTATCTGCTGGCAACGTAACTGAGTTGCTACCTTCTGTTAATTCCGCGACTAATGCTCAAGAATCCATTGCATGTGACGTTTCTTCGTCAACGCAACTGCCAGTTTCAGACTCAGAGGCCAAGGCAATTTTAGTTAACGAAGCAGCTAACGGAAGCAATATTGAAGCGTGTATTCCGAATTCGTGGAAACACTTCAAATTCCAGTTTGGAAAGGCATCGACATCTCAATCAAGGAAGAATGAATCGCTTAATACGCCAGTGGACAAACCTCTTCTTGAAGATTTCCGTCGTGTTTCTAATCCAGGAGTCGGTCCACTACCACTTGCTCAAGACACGTTAACTGATCTCACTTCAAAAATGACCATGCAGTCCTCAGCGGTACATCCTACCATTTTGGCAACTACTTCCAATCAGCGGGATAAAAGAAATGCTAACACGACAGAAACAAATCCAGATGGTGCTTCGTCCGTTAAATGCATTAATGACGCTGATATTATGAGTACTCAAGGAACGCAGCCAGATTGTGAAACTTCAATCAAGGTCTCCTTTGTTTGGATCGACTCTCCTGACGCCATCTTTTTTCGCACGGCAGATATGCAGAGTCAATTCCAAGATCTGCGTTGTAAATTTAAGAAACACTACGGAGGACGCAAGAAACGTTCCCAAGGGGACTTTGATATTGGTTATCGTTGCGCCGTCAAGGCAGATAAATTGTGGTGGCGCGCTGAGGTTGTGTGCGTGGAAAATTTTCCTTCATGTAAAGTCTCTTTAGTTGACACTGGATATCAACGCACAGTTAACGCGAGAGACATTTACCCTTTGACAAATGAATTCGACGAAATCCAACGCCTAATACTAATGTGTTCGTTGTGTGATGTCTATTCTGGGACTAGCGATGGAAAGTGGAAAGATGAAACCATCAACTA TATTCGTGACCGACTTATGGGATCTGAAGtaattcatattttaaaacgaGGTCCAGAGTCGAAATGTTCGCCCCTTCCAATAATGTGTTTGTACGAATACGATGTGGAAGCCGGGGCATTACAAAGTCCAGGCGTGACACGGATCAACCTTAACGAAGAGCTCGTTGAAATGAGATTAGCTTTTCACTCTTCCAAACCTTCGCCAGTTCAAAAACTTGTTGCTAAAATTCCGACATGGAAATTGCCGGAATCACCAAAGCTTGACTCAACATTTTGGGGGTTGGTGACGTGGGTCAATTTGGAAGCAGAGATCTTCTTGCATGATGtgaaatttacagaaaaattgaatgagaTTTCCAAATGGCTAAACGATGCCTACATGGATACAGAGCCTTCACTTGCCGATCTTAACTGCAGTCCAGGAGATCTCTGCATAGCAAG ATACGAAGTTGACAAACAATGGTGCCGCGGTATCATAAAAAGGATTGTTCAACCCGGAATTGTGGAGGTGTTTTTTGTCGATTATGGCACATTGGATGCGGTAGACTGTCGTTACATTCGACTGAAAATCATGCTTGAAGAAGTTCCCGTTACTGCAATAAGCTGCAAACTTTTCAACGTTCGACCTTTAGCTAACACCGATGGAAAATTGGAGTGGCCAGAGGAAATGCTTAACAAAGTTCATCAAGAGATTGTGGAAAGAGAATTTCGAATTAACGTCAAAGGCAGAGGCCGCCCACTGCCAATCGTGATGTTGACCGACAGACAGCAGTCGTATTCGGATCTATTAGTTCAACGAAATTGGGCGGAGAACATcgatccaagtttaaaaagtagaaaaaaaaagaagcaaggaaagaagaagtaa